In Deltaproteobacteria bacterium, the DNA window AATTCATGGTCCGGTTCAACGGGCGCAAGGGCATCAATATCCTCGTCACCCAGAAACCCCGTGCCAACATGCTCCAGGCTTCCCGGGAGATCCGAAAACACCTCCACATCCTCTCCCGCTCCCTCCCTCCCGGCCTCAAGGTGCAGGTATTCGCCGATCAGGCCCTCTCGGTCTCCCACCGAATCAAGGACTTCCGCAACAACCTGCTGATGGGGGCGGGTTTGGTGATCCTCCTTACCGTGTTTCTCATGAACGCACGCATGGCCTTCATCGTGGCCTTTTTGCTCCCCCTCTCCATCGCCTTCGCCCTGATCAACCTTTTCCTGGAGGGACATACCCTCAATCAAATCACCCTTGCTGCCATGGTGATCGTCCTTGGGATGCTCGTGGACAACGGGATCGTTGTGGTTGAAAACATCCAGCGCCACTTGAGCCTGGGAAAGGGCCGCTGGGAAGCCGCCATAGACGGCAGCGGCGAAGTTCTCGGGGCCATCACCTCCTCGACCCTGACCACGGTACTCGCTTTCGCACCCCTTCTCTTCATGACCGGGGAAACAGGCCAATTCATCCGGGGGCTCCCCCTCACAATGATCTTCGCCCTCTTCGGATCCCTCCTGGTGGCCGTCTTTGTCTCGCCCCTCATGAGCCACCGGTTCCTCAAGGCAAACGGTGCCCCTGAAGAGGGGGGCGGCTCCAGTCTGATCCTTAAGGGTTACCAGGCCGTCCTCCGCTGGGCCCTCTCTCACAAGGTCCTAGTCTCGCTCCTCGCCCTGGCCGCCTTTCTGGCCTCTCTTTACTTCATCCCAAAGCTGGGACTCCAGTTCTTCCCCAAGGCCGAGAAGGATCTCTTCGTGATCGAGGCGGAACTCCCCGTTGGGACCAACTTTGACACCACCCTGAACCTGGCCCGGGACATTGAGAAGATCCTCCTGTCCAAAAAGGAGATCAAGGAGGTCATGACCCACATCGGCGGCGTGGGCCCCCGCATCTATTACAACATCAATTTCTTCCGCACCAAGACGCCTAACAGGGCCCAGTTCTTCGTAACCATCAACAGGGAAATCCCGGGGATCACCGCGGCCGGGGTGATTCGGGAACTCAGGAAGGAATTGGACCGACTGCCCGGTGTTCGAATCGACCTCAAGGAACTGGAACAGGGTCCGCCGGTGGGGGCCCCGGTGGCCGTAAAGATCAAGGGCGATAACCTCGAAATCCTGAAAACTCTGGCAGCGGAGTATAAGTCCCGGCTCTCGACCATACCCGGAGCGGTGGACGTGAGGGACGATGCCGCACGCTCCGTTCCCCAACTCAAGGTCACCGTGGATTCGGAAAAGGCACGCCTCCTGGGAATCACCAACGCCGTGATCGCCCGGAGTCTGCGGACGGCGATTTACGGGACCACCGCCACCAGTTTCCGCCAGGAGGACGAGGAGGTGGAGGTTGTAGTGTCTCTGGGGGAGTTTTCCCGGAACGATCCCGGCCTCTTCGATAAAATCCACTTAAAATCCCTCTTCGGGCCGAAGATTCCATTCCGGCAGGTCGCCGATGTCAGGTTCGTGGACGATATCGGATCCATCACCCGGGAAGACCGAACCCGCACCGTGACGGTCCGAAGCGAGGTGCAAGGCACTCTCCCGGAAACAATCGTCAAGGAACTCAAGGCCCGGACCGCCTCCATCAAGATCCCCCCGGGATACCTGGTATCCTATGAAGGAGAAACCAAGGAGCGCACCGAATCCTTCGTGAGCCTGGGGTGGTCCATGGTCGCCGCATTCCTGCTGGTCTACATCGTCCTGGTGGCCCAGTTCAACTCTTACAGGCAGCCCTTCATCATCGCCTTCTCTCTCCCCTTCGGGCTGGTGGGGGCGGTCCTTGGGCTGTGGATCACCGGATATCCCTTCGGATTCATGGCCTTCCTGGGGGTGGTGAGCCTTACGGGGATCGTGGTCAACGACGCCATCGTGCTCATGGATTTCATCAATGTGCTCAGGAAGGAAAAAAACACCCGGGATGCGATCCTGGAGGCGGGGAAACTCCGTTTCCGGCCCGTGATGCTCACCACTATTTCCACTGTGGGAGGACTTCTACCCTTGGCGCTGCGCGGGGGGAGCCTCTGGGGACCCATGGGAAACGTGATTATTTTCGGCCTCTCCATGGCGACCCTCCTCACCCTCCTGCTCATTCCCGTTGCCTACGAGGCCCTGGAGGGCAAGGGCCGCCGGCCCACTACCTCTTTTTGAAGGCCCTGGCGAACGGATTATTGAAGGGGCCGGGGGTTCGCTTGCCACGCTCCTTTTCGGACCCACCCTTTCTCTTGCGGCTACCCCGGGGGTCCTTTTCATCCCTTTTCCGCCCCTCCGCCGGGTTCTCCCTCATGGACAAAGCTATACGATTCCTCTCCGGATCCACTTCCAGCACGGTCACTTCCACCCTTTGATTGACCCGCACCACCTCGCCGGGGTCTTTTACGTAACGCTCGGCGAGCTGGCTTATATGGACTAGGCCGTCCTGATGAACGCCGATGTCCACGAAGGCGCCGAAGGCCGTGACGTTCGTGACGATGCCCGAAAGGCGCATCCCCGGGCGAAGGTCCTCGATATGCTCGACACCCTCGGCGAATTTCACGTTCTCGAAGCGTTTTCGAGGGTCCCGCCCGGGCTTGGCCAATTCCTGCATGATATCCTTCAAGGTGGGCAGCCCCACCTTGTCTGTCACGTACCTGGAAAGATCGATCCGTTCCCGGAGGGTCCCATCCTTCATGAGGTCCCGCACCTCGCACCCCAGGTCCCGGGCCATCCTCTCCACGATCGGGTAGGATTCCGGATGAACGGCGCTGCCGTCCAGGGGATTCTCGCCGTCCCTGATCCGAAGAAAGCCCGCCGCCTGTTCGAAGGCCTTGGGACCCAGCCGTTTCACTTTCTTCAGTTCTTCCCTGGAGGCCAGAGGGCCGTTTTCGTTCCTGAAGGCGATGATATTACTCGCCAACTGCGGGCCCAGCCCCGACACATAAGTCAGGAGTTGTTCGCTGGCCGTGTTTACTTCCACCCCCACGGCATTGACACAGCTCGTGACCACGTCGTCAAGCCGCGCCCTGAGATCGTGCTGGTTCACGTCATGCTGGTATTGCCCCACCCCGATGGACTTGGGATCGATCTTCACCAGTTCGGCCAGGGGATCCATCAGGCGCCTGCCGATGGATACCGCCCCCCGGTAGGAGACGTCCAGATCGGGGAATTCCCGCCGGGCGGCCTCCGACGCTGAGTAGACCGAAGCCCCGCTCTCGTTAACCATGATGACCGGGATATCGTCCGGGAGACCCAGTTCTCTTACAAAGGACTCCGTCTCCCTGCCCGCCGTGCCGTTTCCGACTGCCACGGCCTCTGCCCGGTATTGCCGGCATAGGGTCTTGAAGATTTCCCCGGCACGGGCCCTTTCCCTCTCGGACCTGAAGGGATAGATCGTCTCGGTGTGCAGCAGTTTTCCCTGCCGGTCAAGGCACGCCACCTTGCATCCCGTTCGGATCCCGGGATCGACCGCCACGATGTTCTTCCGCCCCAGGGGCGGAGCCAAGAGCAATTCCCGGAGGTTTTCCGCAAAGACCTTTATCGCCTCCGCGTCGGCACGCCGCTTGGTCTCCAGCCGAATCTCCGTCTCCATGGAATAGGAAAGCAAACGCTTGTACCCGTCCCGCACCGCCTCCCTG includes these proteins:
- a CDS encoding efflux RND transporter permease subunit, with amino-acid sequence MKLVQSAIRRYRLTTLGILLLLVMGILSYLLIPRREDPLISAPGATILVHYPGAGPRDIERHVSIPLEDKINEIEAVDKIISTSSQGNALIIIRFEADSDIDKDIQELREKVREAEAELPEEALDPEIIRWKTETVSLIVNLSGPSDYTELYRQAKFIRRDLEKIPQVKSVYIEGEQERQVRVEIDEERLSQYGFSLEDVIGALKSENVDLPGGSMDIGSRRFLVRTEKEFSGVREIGETVVGAYRGRPVLLRDLAVVKDTLERPEFMVRFNGRKGINILVTQKPRANMLQASREIRKHLHILSRSLPPGLKVQVFADQALSVSHRIKDFRNNLLMGAGLVILLTVFLMNARMAFIVAFLLPLSIAFALINLFLEGHTLNQITLAAMVIVLGMLVDNGIVVVENIQRHLSLGKGRWEAAIDGSGEVLGAITSSTLTTVLAFAPLLFMTGETGQFIRGLPLTMIFALFGSLLVAVFVSPLMSHRFLKANGAPEEGGGSSLILKGYQAVLRWALSHKVLVSLLALAAFLASLYFIPKLGLQFFPKAEKDLFVIEAELPVGTNFDTTLNLARDIEKILLSKKEIKEVMTHIGGVGPRIYYNINFFRTKTPNRAQFFVTINREIPGITAAGVIRELRKELDRLPGVRIDLKELEQGPPVGAPVAVKIKGDNLEILKTLAAEYKSRLSTIPGAVDVRDDAARSVPQLKVTVDSEKARLLGITNAVIARSLRTAIYGTTATSFRQEDEEVEVVVSLGEFSRNDPGLFDKIHLKSLFGPKIPFRQVADVRFVDDIGSITREDRTRTVTVRSEVQGTLPETIVKELKARTASIKIPPGYLVSYEGETKERTESFVSLGWSMVAAFLLVYIVLVAQFNSYRQPFIIAFSLPFGLVGAVLGLWITGYPFGFMAFLGVVSLTGIVVNDAIVLMDFINVLRKEKNTRDAILEAGKLRFRPVMLTTISTVGGLLPLALRGGSLWGPMGNVIIFGLSMATLLTLLLIPVAYEALEGKGRRPTTSF
- a CDS encoding RNA-binding transcriptional accessory protein, translated to MKEEHIKKIAEELDLEPRQVRATGVLLEEGATVPFIARYRKEVTGNLDEVAILTIRDRLNQLSELDKRRESILNSLKEREILTEELEKKILAAETMTVLEDIYLPFRPKRRTRAVIAREKGLEPLARLLFEQDESTDPPEEAKRYVADDKGVQNVEEALAGARDIIAEWVNEDQEARRMMRRLFTEKGTFKSRVVAGKEEEGAKYRDYFDWEEPIAGAPSHRILAMRRGEREGILDLTLRPPEEEALDLLEELFVKGKGPASEQVREAVRDGYKRLLSYSMETEIRLETKRRADAEAIKVFAENLRELLLAPPLGRKNIVAVDPGIRTGCKVACLDRQGKLLHTETIYPFRSERERARAGEIFKTLCRQYRAEAVAVGNGTAGRETESFVRELGLPDDIPVIMVNESGASVYSASEAARREFPDLDVSYRGAVSIGRRLMDPLAELVKIDPKSIGVGQYQHDVNQHDLRARLDDVVTSCVNAVGVEVNTASEQLLTYVSGLGPQLASNIIAFRNENGPLASREELKKVKRLGPKAFEQAAGFLRIRDGENPLDGSAVHPESYPIVERMARDLGCEVRDLMKDGTLRERIDLSRYVTDKVGLPTLKDIMQELAKPGRDPRKRFENVKFAEGVEHIEDLRPGMRLSGIVTNVTAFGAFVDIGVHQDGLVHISQLAERYVKDPGEVVRVNQRVEVTVLEVDPERNRIALSMRENPAEGRKRDEKDPRGSRKRKGGSEKERGKRTPGPFNNPFARAFKKR